AAGGCGAAGGTGCTGCTCCGCCTCGCCGTACCGCTCGCGCTTCAGGGCCAGAACCCCGGCAAGGAACGCCGCGTCGGGTTGCCCCGCCGCTACGGGCCGGAGGTGCCCGTAGGCGGCCTCGTCGTCGCCCGTGACCATGCACCGGCAGCCGTCGACGAACCCCTCCTCGTCCTTCGAGACGGCCAGGCGCTGGAAGAAGCCGAGAGTCAGGCGGTCAGCGGGCCGGACCTCGGGCGGCGGAGGGGCCGCCACGGCTCCCGACGCCGCCCGGCCTTTCGACCAGCGCTTGTCTTCGTACCAGAACAAGCCAGTGCCGGGGATGCCGACGGACTTCCGCGTGCCCCGGGGGCCGACCGTGAACTTTGCGCCCCGGGGGCCAAACGAGAGGCTCGCGCCGGACTTCGAGAGGTTCACGTGGAGGCCGGGGGCGATCTTTAACCTGCGCCAAAAGCGTAAAGCCATAACACCGCCGTTTCTCCCAACGAGAGGTCGCGCGCTTCTACGCAACGCGCTCCCACTGCGGGCCGTAATTTATCCGCACCGGGTCTGCGTCAAGGTCGTCGAGAAAACTCAGGAGGCGTGAAAATCTAATGAATTGAATTAGCACTACTTGAAACTGGGGGCAACCGAAAATACAGATAATTTGTCAAGAGTTTCGTTGTCGGTTGTCGTTTGACTGAAGCAGCCTGGAGGGCCTTCGTTGGCCCGGGGTGGTAGTGCCGTGAGACCATGCTACAGAAAACCACTCTTTCCCTAGAGATCAGACGAGACCGGCGACGCCCTCTCAACACGTCGACAACGACGCCAGTGCGCCGCTCAATCTGGCTCACAGTTCCGCCAGTTGTGACATCGCGGGCAGGGTCGCTCCGACTGGCGGAGCTGTCGCTGCCGGACGCGCCAGGTGATGCCCTGGCTCGCGGCGGTCGAACCGTGGAAACGCGCCGTTGTCGCCGTCGCGTCGGCCACCTGCGCCACCCACACCACACGCCCGAGTTCTGGCAGGCCCTGGAACCGGCGATGCCCGACTTCGTCCGACGCCGCGCCTGGCTGGCCGAACACGGGGCGGAGTTTTGGTCGTCAATTGCCTACAAAAGACCCAAACGTGCCAGCAGTTCCAGCAGGTCCGCGTACGCCCGCGAGGCCGCAACTTGTGCCGGGGTTAGGCCCGATTTATTGGCTCCTTGACAACATGCTTTTGACGTACAAATCGTAGCGCGCGAAAGCGAAGCGGGTCATCAGCGCGGCGTGCCCTTCAACGAGCAATTGCAGGCCGATGTCGCGGCCGTCCAGCTCAACATAACAGAGTTGGCGGCCGTAGCGGTCCTCGCGGTTGCTCAGCGCATCGTAGACCAGGTTCACGGTGCGGCCCTTCACGAGTTCCGTCAGCCGATTCTTGGCGGCCACGGCTCCGGGTTGATCTTTGCGGCCGTCGCGCCCCAGTTCGGGGGTGTCGATGCCCACGACGCGCACGTGGACCGTTTGCGCGGTCCGGAGCTTGACGACAATCGTGTCGCCGTCGGTGACCGACTGCACCGTCGCCTCGCCCGGCCATTCAGCCGCGAAGGCGCAGGTCACCAGGGCGAGCAAAAGTAAAAGCGAAAGAAAACGCGCCGTTGAAACTCGGAGCGTCTTCAAGATACCGCCTCCTGGATTTCCTCTGTGAACTGAAGCCCGGGATTTGCGACAACGTTTGCGAAAAAACGGGCGATAGCGTTTTCAATCGCAAGACAGTCCTTCTGGACCAATTCATAAGGCTCAACCGAGGCGAAGAGGTACCCCGTTCCATCGCAGATTTTCACAAGCCGTTCCGGGGCAAGGGTGAAGAGGAGGTCGTGGCGCGGCGCAATCACCGTGCTTGAAAGTTCTCGCGCAGGCAAAGAAAAACCGACCGACCGGACGTTCTGTTCGTGGTTTATCTCAACCGGGATACCGAGTTTTATTAAATGATTGGCGACGACATACAACCGATCAACTAGCGCTTGTTTCGCCGCCTCCCAACCTGTTACAGCGGAAGCCCCGGCTTCGATTTTTTTGCGATATACTGTGGCAAATGTGGTCAGCTCTTCCTGTTTGTGCACTCTTCAACTCCTGACTTCAACGGTTTCTGAAAAAAAAGCGAGATGAAAGAGGAGAGAGTTCCGGGAGTGTCACCACCCGAAACCGGCCACGATGACCGCGGCCACGCCGTCCCTTGAGCCGGTAGGCCAGCGTAGCCGTGGGGAAAGCCACTGACTTCCGCGGGACCGACGAAACGGTGAGCATGGCGGATAGGACCTCGACGAAGCCAAGCACCACGGCCACCCAACCGACCAACCCATCAAGTTGAAACTGCTTCCTGCCTTTAGTAACCATATTGCAGAAAATATCTGCAAATTGGCCGAGTTTCAACCTAAGAATAGTGGTCTATGACTTCGCCTGGTACCCGCCTTTGGTCTTCACCGCCGATGGCAGCCACCATCGTGGCCTCCGGCGTCGCGCCTTTCGTGACGAGCCCCCCCCGCCTGCGTCGCACGTTCGGTGGTCGCGCGTTGGTGGAGCGGCTTGTTGCCGTTTTCCGTCAGCACTCGCTCTGCCGCTTCTCGAAGGTCAAAGCTCGCAAAACCTTTCCGTCGAAATAGTCGCCCCCGTACGCTCCACCACACGTGCTTGGCGCATCCGATTTTTTGTTTTCGACCACTTCTGCCTCGTCGTTCCTTTTTTCCGGTACACTTCGACGCGCATTTCTTTCCCCTTCGGGGCGATCTTGTAAAGAACCGGTTTCTTTCCACGGGCGTTGGTGACAATGCACAAACGGTAGCCCGGTCGGAATTTTGAAAAGTAACGGTATTCGTTCGGCGAAAGCTCGGCGACTGGGTCGGGGCCGCTCCGCCCTTTGACTTCGATGCGTAGGGTCTCTTTTCCGCTTGTTGCTTCGAGGTCCCAACCGACACAGAGGGACTCAACCGACACGATGTCGTACTTCCTGGCAACATAGAAATCTGTCACGCATTTTATTGCGGCCATTTCCACTTGCCGGTTACGCTTCGCATCAACCGTTCGAGTCCTCTTGCCACCGATTGTGGGGTTGCCATTTGAGTCGACATAGTCGAAAATGGCCCGGGCGTAGGCGGCGACCTTTTTGTTCTTTGTTGGGTCACAGTACCACAGTGCGTTGCTGCCTGTGAATCCTCGGCCCGCTTGGCGCGACAGAGGGACTGGAAAGTTCCGTTCTCGGGCCGGTACCATGTAACAGTTATTTTGGGCGGCGCGGGCAATGTACCAGCAATTGTCTCCGTCCTCTCCAGACCTTCCGTACTCTTGGGTTTTCCCGAATAGCGTGGCGTTTTTGTACCAACCGACAATCACCTGCCCCCCCTCAGGGTGCAGCGCGAACCAAACAACCAACAGACTATCGACCGCTCCCGCCTCGGAATTTGAAAAGTTCCGTGCGAGGTTTGGTTCGACCGGAGCGTAACCGTAACAATTTCCCCTGAATGGTTTGAAGTTAAACTCCTCGTGGCCGCCCCACTGATTTTTTTCATTGAACGACCCACCTCCGATGATTTCGTCTCCTCCCCCTCTTCTTCCCCAATATTCTTCCATCCAACCGGTTCTCAAAAAAACGATTTTCCCTGAAATTGTCATCTTTCCTCTCCCTGATTCGATCCACGTTGGGCCAGAGGCGATGGATCGCCCGCGATCAGATAACTACACACCATCGTTCTTTTTTCAAACCGTCGCCGATAGTGAAAAGCGCCCCAAGCTCCGCCAGCGTGCGCAGGTGCTGCTCGACCGAGGTGCGATGCGCCCGTCTTCGTGGGCGATGACGACCGGCTTCTCGAAACAGTAGTCCGGCCGCGCCAGCGACGACGGGTCCGGAGGATCAACGCCGAGGACGGCAGAACTGCTGGTAAACGCCACGCTCGTGGGCGCTGCTGGCCGCCCACCGGGCGATGAACCTTTCGATCCCCTCGTCGACCATCACATAGACTCTTTATCGTGTTTTCTTTGCACTGCCGAATTATTGGACACGCCCATATTGTTTTTCAACCTCATTCGCGCACCTTACTTTAGCGTCTTACGTTGCTGACATCTCCAACGGTTTCCGATCTCTATCAGGAGGGCGTCGTCGACCTGTTCATGCTGCCATCCCGCGTCGAAGTCAACATCCTGAGAGCGCGGTAGTTGGTTATCCTGAAGAAGCCTGATCAAGACCCTTGAGGGAAGAGAAGTCGCTTGGCCGACGAAAATAGCTTCTCGTCGGCGCAGTCCCGATAAGACCTTCGTCAGGCCAGAGAGAGAGTCGGGAAGAATCGCCCTTACGTGCTCGCGGTCAGTGTCGTTTGTGATCCGAAGAACGATCCAGGAATTACATTGCGAAAGGACGGTCGCTTCCACCTCACTTGGTCGTTGCGAGACGAGCATCAGGCCGATCCCGTACTTTCGCCCTTCTTTGGCCAACCGCCGGATGGCTTCTTGAGCTGCTTCGTACTGCGCTTCTCCGACGTTCGGCACGTAACGGTGCGCCTCCTCGCACACCAGAAGAATAGGATTCTGTTCTCTCTCGTCAGGCGTCTGCCAGAGCTTCACGGAAAAGAGTGTTCGGGCGATGGCGGAACTCGCCGCCCCGGCCACCTCGTTGGGGACTCCTGAGAGGTCCACAATCCGCATTGGGTGTCCGTTTCCTAGGAACTGCCCTACGACTACGTTGAACGGATCAGAGGCCCCATCCCACTCCTGCATCATGAAGCTGAAACGACTGTCTCGTCTCAAGATGTCTAGCTTTTCGAGGATCGAGTTGTGCTTGTCCTGCTTGCTTGGCTGGGTAGGTTTCTTCGCTTCGACCAGGGCCTTGAACCTTTCTAAGGAGTACGGAACTGGCGAGTCGACGGTTAGAAGCTGCGGATCGAGGTTCAAGACGGGCTTCGCGGCGGCCTCCTGCCTCGCCACCATCAGCGCGTCCTTGACGATGTTTGCTTGGGAAGTTGCCACAAACTCAGTTTTCCCGATGAGCAGGGCGATGGTTTCCTGGAAGTTCAACAGCCAGTAGGGGAGGAAAAGCGTCCCCTCGTCGGTGGAGAGCCGCTTGTGCCCGTCGAAAGCCCTGCCGTACTCGTTGTGTGGGTCAAGCAGGACAATACGAGGGTTCCATTTCGTATAACCTCTCTGCTCCCCGCGCTCAAGAACGCAGTGGAGTATCGCCGCAACTGTTCCTGACTTTCCCGCGCCCGTCGAACCGAGAACGGCCGTATGCTTCCCGAGAAGTTCGTTCAGGTCGGCGAAGGCGGGCGCTCCGCCAGAGCCCACGTGTTCCCCTATCTCGATGGCTGTTTTACCCCGCTGGCCGAAGATGAAAGCCAGTTCCGTCATGGGCGTAAGGTAAACCTTCTGCTGCGGTAGTGGAAACGACGAGATGCCACGCTCGAAGTCCAGTTCCCAGACGGCCGGTGTCTTCGCGGTGGTCCAACGCCACTCGCCCTCTCCGAAGAGGTCGGCCTCGACGATACGCGCCGAGGGCGATCCTGCCGTGATGATCCCCTTCTCCCGCTCGTAGTCGCTCTTCATCCGGAGGCGGCTGACGTAACCGTAGATGATGCGCCTGCCGAAGTGGATGCGGATGATGGAACCAAACTGACCGATGGGGTAAATCACGCCACCGTAAACGCGGGACAGCTCGGCGATACCTGCGTCCAGTTCCGCGATGATGTGGGTTCCGTCGACCTCGACGATAACGCCTATGCCCAGGTTGTCTATCGGTTCTCCGGGTCTCCGAGTTGCGGCGCTCATCGCTCTCCTCCCAGCAGCCGGGCGAGGGTCTCAAACTTCCACCAGAGTAACGGCTCCTCCGACTTGAGCTTGGTGTCAGCGTGAAAGAAGCCTCGATTGGCGTGAACCCGGACCTGCGGTGACAAGGCGGGGTCGTCCGTCCACTGCTTGAGCAGGCCGTCAGGAACGTCGGCATTGGTGAAGACCAACAAAGTCAACTGTTGAGCCGACTCCCGCAAGGCCCGGTCTATCTCGATGTTGATGTGGGCGTCCCCGAAGGAATAGCCGCAGATAACCAACACTACCTCATGACCCGGATGCGGCCGTAACTCACGGCGTAGGTAGTCGAGCATCAAGGCGTGCGGGTCGCGCTGAGTTTCGCGATACTTCGTGGTGGCGGGCCAGATGAGAACCGGTTCCGAGTGCCCGGCGATCTGCAACCCGGCGCGGATGCGGCGGGGGAGGGTGTCACCATCGAGCAGGCACCAATCCACGGAACCGTGGAGCTTGAACACCCGAGCGAGGACACCGGACGTTTGATAGCAACCAACGTTCCACCAGCCGGTTGAGCCGCCGTAGAACCCATCTGCGTAACGTATCTGTTCCAACGAAAGGGCGTCTTCCAAGACCGTGTCGTAGTTTAGGGTGAAGTAGTCAACCGGTGGCCCTTGGTCCGATTTGCCCGAGAGCAGCGTTCGGTGTACCACCCTGGTGAAGTCTCGATGGGTTGCAACGTCTGTGCGAACGCTTCGGATCGTGTCGGCGATGCCCATTTTCAGGACCGATAGAGCTTCGACCAGGCCTTCCCTCGTGTACTCTTGCTCACCGATCTTCAGGTGCACAGGGGCCACCGAGCGTGTGTGACGACGATCAGCGATGGCGATGAGGTCTACCAGTTCGCTCATATAGTCTTCGATGTTGCACCCTATGCCGCCAGTGAAATTCGCCTTCAGACCCTCCAAGATCGCACGGGAGGTGGCTTGCTCAGGCTTCAGATTCCCTTCGACCTTTTCTGTTAACTGTCCCAACAGTGGGAGTCCAGCACACTGACTACACCCGGCTCCGGTCAGAAAAACTCTCTTGCCCTGCGAGAGCAGCTGAATCAAGTCTTCGACCGGCTTCGACCAGGGGTCTCTCCGGAAAGGACTGAGATCGACAATAGGAACGTCTCGGTCCACAGACGCCACAATTTCTGCACTCATGTCTGTCCTCTTGCAACCGCATCAGCGTACTTATGTTCGGTAGCCTCGGCAAAATGACACGCGCAAAGGCCGCGTAAGATCACACCCTGCGAGCGTTCATCTATTTTTACGGCGTCTGCGTCACGTTCGTCGAGAAAACTCAGGAGGCGTGAAAATCTAATGAATTAAATTAGCACTACTTGAAACTGGGGGCAACCGAAAATACAGATAATTTGTCAAGAGTTTCGTTGTCGGTTGTCGTTTGGGGTGTAAGTCGGTCATATGGTTTTCAGTCCTTTCGCATCCAAGCTCCAGTACCAATTACTTCCTCGATTCTCTTTTTCGATACCTCACCGAACCGATTTGTACTGCGGTACTCTACGATTTTCCTAATGAAAAACAGTAACGTCAGCTTCGGATGTGTCAACGTCGATCATTATTTGCAGGTCTTTTTCTGGATCAATCCCAAGATAGAGACTGCTGTTTCTCCGCCTGTCTTTCCACACCATATAGATGATCCGAATTACCGGCTCGACGAGCTGTGCTGAGAAGATCAAGATATTCCAGTCAATCGCTGCCGCCAACCTTTTACCAGCAGGTTCCCAGGTCTCAAGCTCTCCACTGCGCTCTTTTTGCTACTTGTGAATCTCAGCGTAGATTTCCTCTTCGCCAACCCGGTGTCCGTCGCCTCACCCCCCTACTCAAAAGGTTGCAACCACCTGGAGCGCCGCGACGCGAGACCGCCCCACCAGAACGGCGAACGATGATGGTCGCCATCCCAAAAGTCGGCGGCTACGGTAAGCGGCGGAGCCTCGCGATCAATTTGCGGTGCTGGTTAGCACTGACCGTGCACCCGAGGGCGTCGTAGACTAGCTCCCCCAAGAGGGCCTCACCCTCTTGGGAAAAAAACCGAGTCCAACTTCCATCCAGCCGCCCGACGGTCTTCAGTACGTCGGCCATCGCCTCGTGTATTGTCGCGGCGGGCCTCCAAGCCAGCGCAACCGGTTCTGGTCGCTCCAAGATGAGGATGCGATGAACCTCCGATACGAGATCGGCAAGCGCGGGCCGACCCGGCGTGGGCTCTTTGCGCCGCTGGCGACTACCGAGTGTTCGCTCCGCCCCCTCGTTCTCGCTCGCCGGGTTCTGATCCATGAAACGATGCTCAGCCAGCGCGCGGAACAACAAGGCGGCAGGGTGGTCGGCGGGATCACCGTTCGTGGCCGGGTCAGCTGCGCAGCACCCGCTGGCGAGGGTGACGATTTCTCGACGCTCGGGAATTGGGGGATACTCCCGCCTCCAAGAATCAATACGGTCCTCCAGATTCCGATATCCTTGGCCTCCGTCTCCCCGGCGCTCGTGGAAAACGACCGGCTCCGGGATCGGCGCCTGGAACACGAAAACGGTCGTTCCAGGTTCTAGCTGACACCACCGCTTGATGAGGGCGCCAAACCGTGTGTCCGCCGCAACCACCGCCGCTAGTTCGGCTCGGAGGCGCTGCGTCCGATCCCCGCGCTGAGCGAAAAACCAGAACCCGAGACCAGTCGGGCTCCGTACGGGGTCAATCTTTGCCATCAAAAGTCTCATAACAATCTCCTTTCCACGGATTCACGCATGGGTAGGTCATGTCCCCAGTGAGATGATGATGGGATGCGCGGCTCGGCGTTCTCGTCCCCAGTGGGATCGTCGCAGGCCAGTTCGACCGGTTCGGGCACAAGCACAGCGATACTGGGAAAGATGGGTTCGTTCTGCATGGTCAACTCCTTGTCTATCGGTTATATGTTCTTACTCGTTGATTTGCCGGTCCAGCTCTTCGCAAGCCAATCGGTGGACCTCCTCGTTCATCTCGTGTCCGTTGTGCCCTCGCACCCAGATGAACTCGACCTCGCGCGTGGAGACCAGCTTCCGAAGCTCGCGCCATAGGTCCTGGTTCAGCACGGGCTTGCCGCCGGAGTTGAGCCAGTGCCGGGCGATCCACTTGTCCATCCACTTGTTAAAACCGTCGACGAGGTATTTGCAGTCGGAGACGACTTTGACCTTGGCCCTCTCCGGCGTTCTCTTCAGTCCCTCAATAGCGGGGAGAATCTCCATCCGGTTCGACGTAGTGCTTTCCGCGAATCCGACAACCGCCTGTCGTTCGTTGTCATGAACGATTACGCACGCCCAAGCGCCTTTGCCGGGATTTTCATGTATCGAACCGTCGGTGTAGATGCTGTAGGACATAACTGCTCCTCCTGATGCTGACGGGCGCCCCGTCAAAGTTTGATGACCCTCTTATCTTCGGCCACAGGAGGTCTTCGGTGATGATGCCCGAGGGTGGTTGGGTGGGGGGGGCTGGTGGAGCAGTCCGATGGGTAGACCAGGATTCCCCGGGTAGCTGCGGAACAGAGATGGGGCCGGATCACAAGGTGGGTTGTTGAGACGATCTGGGCGGCTTTGCCCGTTGAAGTGTATTCAAAATTAATCGACCCAAATTCGTTCCAACTTGCGAGTTCGAGCGACGCTCTAACTCCTCCGCCCCGACGTCGGCCCCTTAAACGAGTCAATGATTTTACCATCTGATAGCAAAATTATCAAGCAAATACCAGCCTTTGGCCTCGATAGTCGGTGGGGTCATCACGGGAGGGGGGGGGCGTCGGTCGGCCCTTTCGGCGGCCCGGGTTGGGTCATTTGTAAGTTAAAGGCAGACGGTGGCGAAACTGAGGGCCAACGGTTGGCATCGCAGCTTTCGGCACCCAAATTGGAGGTAGGTCGGATGAATACGAAAGGGAAAAGCGCGTCGGCACAAAATGAAAACGACGTCGCGGGATGGATCGAGCAGCCGCTGGAGGCATACGAACAGCAGTCCTATGGCGACATCGCCCAGAAAGTGGAGGAACATTTTAAGGTAACCGACATGGGCAAGCTTGAGGTCGGGATACTTCTCCGTGACACGTTTTTCGGCAACGACGAGAAGCGCTTTCGGTCTCGGTCACCGAAGGAAAACTCGGTCCGCCGGTTGGCCCAAGCGCTCGCGCATCGGGGCAGGGCGATGCTCCCACGGTCAACCCTGCACGAGATGATCGCCGTCGGCTTCGACGACGAGAGGCTCGGCATATCGGTCAAACAAAAGGCGAAGCTGAGCTACACCCACCGCGTCCGTCTGCTGCGGGTGAAGGACCCGGCGTTGAAGTTGAAACTCGCGCTGGAGGTTGTGAAGAAGGGTTGGTCGACTGACGCCCTCGCCGACAGAATCAAGGAGGCGATCGGAACCAAGAAGCGCGACCTAGTGAAAGGGGTGCTCAACGACCTCAAGCGCGTTAGGGAGAGTCTGGACACGCTGGAGGACTCGGATGCCGTCGCATCCGACGACCTGGTACTCATCGTCGAAGGGCTCAAGGGTCTCGCCGAGAAGGCGGCCGAACTCTATTGCACGCTGTACCCCGAACAAGACTCCCAGGACGTGTCCGAGCGCTCGGACACCGAAGCATCCGACTCCCCCGCTGCCGAGGAGGAGGTGGCCCATGCGTGAGGGAATAGTCACGTCGGAATCACGCCGCAAGAAAACCTTCACGGAAGCGCGCTTCATCGGCGTGCGGGAGAAGAGTGGACACCTGCTTTGGCGGTTCGATCTGCCTGGATCGACCGTCGAGATCGTCACGACCAACGAACAGCTGGATTGCTCAAAAGAGTGGATGGTGCTGGCTCTGAGCAACGAGGAGACAGACAACGTCGATCTTCGAGTACCCGTCGCCAGGTCGGCTATGTCGATATTGGGCGACTCCGGCCTTCCCCTCGTCGTCGTCCTCACGGTCAATCGCAAACGGTCTATCGGATTCTGTGCAGTAGTCGTCGATTACGTCGGCCACTTTATTAACATGGTCGAGTTATCTGGGCGCGTTCTTCCTGTAGAGGTTGAGCTCGGAAAAACCGGCAGGCCGCGTTCGTTTCGATTTCTGAACCTGAGACTGAATGACGCCCAGGTCACCCGCGAGGACCCACCCGATGAACCGGGTCCGGCCACGGACGAGGTGGTGTAGCGATGAGCCGCCCGCGCCTTCATCCCTCGCCTTTGGACCCCAAGAAGCCGAAGAAGCCCAGCTATAGCGTGATCCCGAACGCCTGGATACTCGACGCCCCCGATCTTCCAGATGACGTGTTCCGCATCCGTCTTGTCCTACGGAGGTACACGACCATCGAGGAAAGAAAGGACGATGGCACCTACAAGGTCGATCCCTCGTGGGCTGGAACCGTGAGACTTGGCGAAAGGACAGGGTGGGCGAGAAACAAGGTTTCCACAACGATCGCCCAACTGGAGAGGGCCGACCAGGTTCACACGAAGCGTAGGTTTGGACATTCGGCGAAGCGATACCTGGAACTGCCGTTAGGTGGTCCCCGCGACGGCTCCAATCCCGAGGGGTGGCGGTGGACTAAGCTCTCCAACAAGGATTTCATCGAACGTCCCGACCTCACGGATGCGCAGTTCCGACTGACCGCGGTGCTGAAGGCCGGGACGATGAGAACGCGGGGCGGATGCCGATGGCCGGTAAAGAAGCTGGCGACGATCTGCGGCTGGTCAACGAGCAAGGTTAACCGGGTCCTGCGTTCGCTAACAACTCTGGGGATGGTCGTGACGAAGCCGGGCTCGGCACCCGACGAACCAGCCACTCGGAAGGTGATCCCGCGCCCCACGGCACAAACGTCGTCGTGTCAAATTCCGAACAATCGTCATGTCAAGAACGGATCAATCGTCGTGTCAAAATCCGAACAATCTTACGTGTCACAACCCGAACAATCGTCGTGTCAGAACCCGAACAACGTACAACTACGAGAGTACAACCACGAGTCTCAGACGAGTACGAACCCGACAACGTCCGCCTCGACAGGGGGCCAGCCCCCTATCTCGGCGGACCTGCCCTGCGGGCAGCCCTCTTTTGGAAACGTCGAGGAAACCACAGCGAACTGCTTCGGTAAAGCGGTACGACCGACAGGTCATCCAGCGGTAGAAGCGTCAGCCGGTCCGTCGGTCGGCGGTTCGTCGAACCAGGGGGCCTGCGGTTCGTTGGCAGGCCGCGACATCCTGGCGGCTCTGGCTGAGATGACGAAACCAACCGATCAATCCGCAGCGGACGATCACGGTTCGTCGTCAACGTCGTTAGAGGGTTCGTCGTTGGAAGCACCGGCGGCCCTCGGACCTCCGGTTCGGCACCACGTGATCGTTGGCGCCCCCGGTCTGCTCCCCTCGTCACCTTGTACTCTCCAAGACGATCAGAAGGAGGTAAAAAAGGATGAATCGTAACTTCGACTTTTCCCAGCTGAACGAGTTCGAGGCCCGCGTCGTCGAGGCAGGGCGTATCTACGCCAAGCTGAAGCTGGCCACCGGCTGCCGAAACATCAACGGGTTGCCTGTGCGACGCTCAGACCCACGAGCGCACCGGAACTGGCGGGTCTTCGCCGCCACGGTGGCCCTTTGCGACGAAGCTGCCATCGACGTGCGGGAGTTTCTCCGCTGCGTGCTGTGGCGTACCGTGGACGAGCTACAACGCGGCTGGGAGGCGTCGCCGAGCATGTTGCCGACTAAGTGGGCCGTGGACCGCTGGAAGAAGTTCCGGCACCAGTTGCCGCCTGATAACACGCTAGAGCAGTTCCAGATCGACACGTTGGCCGTGATCCGCACGAGCCGGGCGTTTCTACGCGGGCGGGCGCTCCACCTCTTCGGTGAGGAGGTGTCCCTAGACTACCTTTGGGGTTACCGGGAGTCCGGATCGGGCTTCAACCTGGCGATCCGTTGGATGGCGTCACTGGCGCGCCCGTACCTCGCCCTGTCCAAAGCTTTCTGGAAGTGGTTTGAGACCGCACCGGCGACCGTGGTTGAGGAGCACGTCCCCGTACAGGACTTGAAGACCTGGCGGTGGAAGCTATCGACGGACACGGTCTTCATCGAGAAGGCGAGAGAAATCATGGGGGAGGACCTGTGGGAGAGATGACGACAAAACCAAGCCAGAGCGAAAAAACTCGTCGTGATCTTGACGAACTGCTCCTTAGGCTCCTGGAGTTGGAAGCCGACGGCCACGACATCGACTGGGAGAGTAGCATGGTTCTCTTAGATGAACCGAAGCCTGAACCGGAAGATGTGGACGAAGTGTTCTACTGGCGGCCGGTTCCGCGTGGTCCGTACTGGCCGCTCGTCGAGCACCTAGTACAGGAGAAGCTGAAGGAAGCTGAAGACAACAACAATAATCTTCTGGGTGAGGACGATCAGAACAAGGAGGTGAGATGAACGGCAACGGTCGTGCTTCGTGGCCTAGCAGCTGGCGGTGGATGCTGCCGGGAACGGTCTCGTCGGCGATGACGATAAACGGAAGCCAGGATGATCTGCTTGGGGATTCTATTTTTAACTTTCTCATGGACAGAAAATCTTGCGAGGTAAGCTACGAGTATGGAAGGCGCACCAATGAAACCGCGCGTA
This genomic window from Candidatus Lernaella stagnicola contains:
- a CDS encoding SIR2 family protein, producing the protein MSAEIVASVDRDVPIVDLSPFRRDPWSKPVEDLIQLLSQGKRVFLTGAGCSQCAGLPLLGQLTEKVEGNLKPEQATSRAILEGLKANFTGGIGCNIEDYMSELVDLIAIADRRHTRSVAPVHLKIGEQEYTREGLVEALSVLKMGIADTIRSVRTDVATHRDFTRVVHRTLLSGKSDQGPPVDYFTLNYDTVLEDALSLEQIRYADGFYGGSTGWWNVGCYQTSGVLARVFKLHGSVDWCLLDGDTLPRRIRAGLQIAGHSEPVLIWPATTKYRETQRDPHALMLDYLRRELRPHPGHEVVLVICGYSFGDAHINIEIDRALRESAQQLTLLVFTNADVPDGLLKQWTDDPALSPQVRVHANRGFFHADTKLKSEEPLLWWKFETLARLLGGER
- a CDS encoding thermonuclease family protein translates to MKTLRVSTARFLSLLLLLALVTCAFAAEWPGEATVQSVTDGDTIVVKLRTAQTVHVRVVGIDTPELGRDGRKDQPGAVAAKNRLTELVKGRTVNLVYDALSNREDRYGRQLCYVELDGRDIGLQLLVEGHAALMTRFAFARYDLYVKSMLSRSQ
- a CDS encoding ribonuclease H produces the protein MSYSIYTDGSIHENPGKGAWACVIVHDNERQAVVGFAESTTSNRMEILPAIEGLKRTPERAKVKVVSDCKYLVDGFNKWMDKWIARHWLNSGGKPVLNQDLWRELRKLVSTREVEFIWVRGHNGHEMNEEVHRLACEELDRQINE
- a CDS encoding ATP-binding protein, which codes for MSAATRRPGEPIDNLGIGVIVEVDGTHIIAELDAGIAELSRVYGGVIYPIGQFGSIIRIHFGRRIIYGYVSRLRMKSDYEREKGIITAGSPSARIVEADLFGEGEWRWTTAKTPAVWELDFERGISSFPLPQQKVYLTPMTELAFIFGQRGKTAIEIGEHVGSGGAPAFADLNELLGKHTAVLGSTGAGKSGTVAAILHCVLERGEQRGYTKWNPRIVLLDPHNEYGRAFDGHKRLSTDEGTLFLPYWLLNFQETIALLIGKTEFVATSQANIVKDALMVARQEAAAKPVLNLDPQLLTVDSPVPYSLERFKALVEAKKPTQPSKQDKHNSILEKLDILRRDSRFSFMMQEWDGASDPFNVVVGQFLGNGHPMRIVDLSGVPNEVAGAASSAIARTLFSVKLWQTPDEREQNPILLVCEEAHRYVPNVGEAQYEAAQEAIRRLAKEGRKYGIGLMLVSQRPSEVEATVLSQCNSWIVLRITNDTDREHVRAILPDSLSGLTKVLSGLRRREAIFVGQATSLPSRVLIRLLQDNQLPRSQDVDFDAGWQHEQVDDALLIEIGNRWRCQQRKTLK
- a CDS encoding DUF3883 domain-containing protein — protein: MTISGKIVFLRTGWMEEYWGRRGGGDEIIGGGSFNEKNQWGGHEEFNFKPFRGNCYGYAPVEPNLARNFSNSEAGAVDSLLVVWFALHPEGGQVIVGWYKNATLFGKTQEYGRSGEDGDNCWYIARAAQNNCYMVPARERNFPVPLSRQAGRGFTGSNALWYCDPTKNKKVAAYARAIFDYVDSNGNPTIGGKRTRTVDAKRNRQVEMAAIKCVTDFYVARKYDIVSVESLCVGWDLEATSGKETLRIEVKGRSGPDPVAELSPNEYRYFSKFRPGYRLCIVTNARGKKPVLYKIAPKGKEMRVEVYRKKGTTRQKWSKTKNRMRQARVVERTGATISTERFCEL